A DNA window from Parabacteroides johnsonii DSM 18315 contains the following coding sequences:
- a CDS encoding helix-turn-helix domain-containing protein: MKFQLSQEERESLRHIQRKVSGTTANVRVTSVLMFNHGRSVDSISEDLGISVATVYRYIGLYVSGGIDKLLRCEQVGYWGKMDSFQLSLLRKELKTKLYTEAKSVSSWISQTFDIHYTVQGCVSF; the protein is encoded by the coding sequence ATGAAGTTTCAATTATCCCAAGAAGAGCGAGAGTCCCTGCGTCATATTCAACGAAAGGTATCCGGAACAACGGCCAATGTTCGTGTGACTAGTGTTCTGATGTTCAATCATGGCCGCTCAGTGGACTCCATCAGCGAGGATTTGGGAATCAGTGTGGCTACGGTCTATCGTTATATAGGGCTATATGTGTCCGGTGGCATTGACAAGTTGTTGCGGTGTGAGCAAGTAGGTTATTGGGGGAAAATGGATAGTTTTCAGTTATCCCTACTACGCAAGGAACTGAAAACAAAGCTTTATACTGAAGCCAAAAGCGTTTCGTCGTGGATAAGTCAAACCTTTGATATCCATTATACAGTCCAAGGCTGCGTGAGTTTTTAA
- a CDS encoding ISAon1 family transposase N-terminal region protein, with amino-acid sequence MSYDQFLRFIFPEGMFDYFELSDFKEKSDRVEIYFEEKNIHPKEYATDNLESKGFYEQVRMQDYPMRGRSCLLFIKKRRWFNHSTGKYVSRNWKLVAEGTQITTEFASFLKALDRLARS; translated from the coding sequence ATGAGTTACGATCAATTTCTTCGTTTTATCTTTCCGGAGGGAATGTTTGATTATTTTGAGTTGTCTGATTTCAAAGAAAAGTCGGATAGGGTAGAAATATATTTTGAAGAGAAGAATATACATCCTAAAGAATATGCAACCGATAACTTGGAGAGCAAGGGCTTTTATGAACAAGTCAGGATGCAGGATTATCCGATGCGTGGGCGTAGCTGCCTGTTGTTTATCAAAAAACGAAGATGGTTCAATCACAGTACTGGCAAGTATGTAAGCCGCAATTGGAAATTAGTGGCAGAAGGAACGCAAATAACGACTGAATTTGCGTCTTTTTTAAAAGCATTGGATCGACTCGCGCGCTCTTAG
- a CDS encoding transposase has product MIAHDCDSVNALSTKALYEKALIKHPEASVIYIISDNAKYYRNKDLREWIKGTKIVQLFLPAYSPNLNLIERLWKFLRKKVINTGFYQSKEMFRKAVMNFFARIDEYKEELESLLTLNFRLYNSKTFSLD; this is encoded by the coding sequence GTGATAGCCCATGATTGTGACAGTGTCAATGCCCTATCTACAAAAGCATTGTATGAGAAGGCCTTGATAAAACACCCCGAGGCATCCGTTATATATATCATATCTGACAATGCCAAATATTATAGGAACAAAGATTTGCGGGAATGGATCAAAGGCACAAAAATCGTTCAGTTGTTCTTACCCGCGTATTCTCCGAATTTAAACCTTATAGAACGTTTATGGAAATTCCTACGTAAGAAAGTGATAAACACCGGCTTTTACCAGAGCAAAGAAATGTTCAGGAAAGCCGTCATGAACTTTTTTGCCCGAATTGATGAATACAAGGAAGAATTGGAGTCTCTTCTTACTCTGAATTTTCGATTGTACAATTCGAAAACGTTTTCCTTAGACTAA
- a CDS encoding GNAT family N-acetyltransferase yields the protein MRHILHRKKRFLDLLLLADEQESMIDLYLERGEMFALYDRNILRAICVVTDEGDRTVELKNIATVPEYQKQGYGKRLIRFISEHYAGKYDTLLVGTGESPLTVPFYEHNGFRYSHRIKNFFTDNYDHPMYEDGKQLVDMVYLRKELSKSK from the coding sequence ATCCGACACATCCTCCATCGTAAAAAACGTTTCCTCGATCTCCTGTTGTTGGCCGATGAACAGGAATCGATGATAGACCTCTATCTCGAACGGGGAGAAATGTTTGCTTTGTACGACCGGAATATATTAAGAGCTATTTGCGTTGTCACAGATGAAGGTGACAGAACTGTCGAACTCAAAAATATCGCAACCGTCCCAGAATATCAGAAACAGGGATATGGCAAAAGATTGATCCGGTTTATTTCCGAACATTATGCGGGAAAATACGATACCCTGCTTGTCGGCACAGGCGAAAGTCCGCTAACCGTCCCTTTCTACGAACATAACGGATTCAGATACTCGCATCGTATCAAGAATTTCTTTACCGACAATTATGATCATCCGATGTACGAAGATGGCAAGCAATTAGTAGATATGGTCTACTTACGAAAAGAACTTTCCAAGTCCAAGTAA
- a CDS encoding alpha/beta hydrolase, with protein sequence MIRKWKLLFVGVSCIMGTAMAQNNPILLFPKGAPGETTKLIEKADTEGGKTGGETVLRITNVSEPTITVYPAPDEVATGAAVVVCPGGGYNILAYDLEGDEVCEWLNNLGVTAVLLKYRVPRREGRAKHEAPLQDVQRAIGYVRAHAEEMNLDPQRIGVMGFSAGAHLSAMASNNFDKRTYPTVDAADKISCRPDFCLLVYPAYLDGENFQLAPEVKVSSATPPTMMIQAEDDKSYINSSLFYYYALKEAGVPAWMHLYSKGGHGYGLRDTGAAVNEWPDRAEDWFREIGVIE encoded by the coding sequence ATGATAAGAAAATGGAAACTCCTGTTTGTTGGAGTGAGTTGTATAATGGGTACAGCTATGGCACAAAATAATCCTATTTTATTGTTTCCGAAAGGTGCGCCAGGCGAAACAACCAAGTTGATAGAAAAGGCTGATACTGAAGGAGGAAAGACGGGAGGCGAAACGGTTCTTCGTATCACAAATGTAAGTGAACCGACAATTACTGTCTATCCGGCACCTGACGAAGTGGCAACAGGCGCCGCGGTTGTGGTTTGTCCGGGTGGTGGTTATAATATCCTGGCTTATGACTTAGAAGGCGACGAAGTCTGTGAATGGTTGAATAATTTGGGAGTTACTGCCGTTTTATTGAAATACCGGGTTCCCCGCCGTGAGGGTCGAGCTAAACATGAGGCCCCTTTGCAGGATGTGCAGCGTGCGATCGGATATGTCCGGGCTCATGCAGAGGAAATGAACCTAGACCCGCAGCGGATCGGAGTAATGGGATTCTCGGCCGGTGCCCATCTCTCGGCAATGGCAAGTAACAATTTCGATAAACGTACTTATCCGACCGTGGATGCAGCGGACAAAATAAGTTGTCGTCCAGATTTCTGCTTGTTGGTCTATCCTGCCTATCTGGATGGTGAAAATTTTCAGTTGGCTCCGGAGGTAAAAGTATCTTCTGCCACTCCTCCCACGATGATGATTCAGGCTGAAGACGATAAATCCTATATCAACAGTAGCCTTTTTTACTATTATGCATTGAAAGAAGCAGGTGTGCCTGCATGGATGCATTTATACAGCAAGGGTGGTCATGGCTACGGCTTAAGAGATACGGGTGCAGCCGTAAATGAATGGCCTGACAGGGCTGAAGACTGGTTCCGTGAGATTGGTGTGATAGAATAA
- a CDS encoding nitrous oxide-stimulated promoter family protein translates to MSSTRIRQEQEIVEHMIRLYCRQKERHTELCPDCKELLQYAHARLSRCPFGEKKTTCRLCPVHCYKPDMRKKMQEVMRFAGPRMILYHPVAAIRHLLQEFFHK, encoded by the coding sequence ATGTCATCAACCCGTATCCGACAAGAACAGGAGATCGTCGAACACATGATCCGTCTCTATTGTCGTCAGAAAGAAAGGCATACGGAATTATGCCCGGATTGTAAAGAGCTTTTGCAATATGCTCATGCGCGATTGTCTCGTTGTCCTTTCGGAGAGAAGAAAACGACATGCCGGTTATGTCCCGTTCATTGCTACAAACCGGATATGCGCAAAAAGATGCAAGAGGTGATGCGTTTTGCCGGTCCCAGAATGATACTATATCATCCGGTAGCAGCTATCCGGCATCTGCTCCAAGAGTTTTTCCATAAGTAG
- a CDS encoding RluA family pseudouridine synthase — translation MDKLHYFADSISLLSLPEKFTYPFHYTPHPLCVAAAGEVGRYLEAKGEWQEELRKGKMFGVLIVRTGGGKVGYLAAFSGILAGKNQHAYFVPPVYDVQEPDGFFRIEEEQISGINRRIEELQEEERYKDCKRRLADETIFAGQVLDEMRCRMKAAKAERDRQRSTATLGNPEWLIRESQFQKAELKRQKQYWKNRLASLQAEIEAYDMEIERLRTERKTRSAALQQWLFKQFRMLNALGEEQDLCDLFKDTVQKTPPAGAGECAAPKLLQYAYRNGWQPLAMAEFWWGDSPKNEIRRHGYYYPACKGKCGPILKHMLQGLDVEENPLETDVHRDAELEIVYEDESLLVVNKPAGMLSVPGKSDVDSVYQRVRRMYPGATGPMVVHRLDMATSGLMLVAKTKEVHQNLQAQFKNRTVCKRYVAWLDGIVEEKEGHLELPLRPDPEDRPRQVVDVVHGKPAVTDYRVLRYGGCKGGLRTTPTVVSFVPKTGRTHQLRVHSAHPLGLNAPIVGDELYGKKADRLYLHAEYLGFTHPVSGVYMEVEKEAGFDDLL, via the coding sequence ATGGACAAACTTCACTATTTTGCAGATTCGATTTCCCTTCTCTCTCTACCGGAAAAGTTCACCTATCCGTTTCATTATACCCCGCATCCCCTTTGTGTGGCAGCAGCAGGAGAAGTCGGGCGTTATTTGGAGGCAAAAGGAGAATGGCAGGAGGAATTGCGGAAAGGAAAGATGTTCGGTGTTTTGATCGTTCGCACAGGCGGGGGGAAGGTCGGCTATCTGGCAGCCTTTTCCGGTATCCTGGCAGGGAAAAACCAACACGCTTATTTCGTGCCTCCAGTCTATGACGTGCAGGAGCCGGACGGCTTTTTCAGGATCGAAGAGGAGCAGATATCGGGAATCAACAGGCGGATCGAGGAATTGCAGGAGGAGGAGCGATATAAGGATTGCAAGCGACGGTTGGCTGACGAGACGATCTTTGCCGGACAGGTTTTGGACGAGATGCGCTGCCGGATGAAAGCGGCTAAGGCAGAACGTGACCGGCAGCGTTCGACCGCCACATTAGGCAATCCGGAATGGCTGATCCGCGAAAGCCAGTTCCAGAAAGCAGAACTAAAACGGCAGAAACAATATTGGAAGAACCGCCTTGCCTCCTTACAAGCAGAAATAGAGGCGTACGATATGGAGATCGAGCGTCTCAGGACGGAACGCAAGACCCGCTCGGCCGCCCTCCAGCAATGGCTTTTCAAGCAATTTCGCATGCTGAACGCCCTTGGTGAGGAACAGGATTTGTGCGACCTGTTTAAGGATACCGTTCAGAAGACGCCGCCAGCAGGTGCGGGCGAGTGTGCGGCTCCCAAGTTGCTGCAATATGCTTATCGGAATGGCTGGCAACCTCTTGCTATGGCTGAATTCTGGTGGGGAGATTCTCCGAAAAACGAGATCCGCCGTCATGGATATTATTATCCGGCCTGCAAAGGAAAATGCGGACCTATCCTGAAGCATATGTTGCAAGGCCTCGACGTCGAGGAAAACCCGTTGGAGACGGATGTGCACCGGGATGCGGAATTGGAAATCGTGTATGAAGACGAATCGTTGTTGGTGGTAAACAAACCGGCCGGAATGTTGTCGGTTCCCGGAAAGTCGGATGTCGACTCTGTCTATCAGCGAGTGAGACGGATGTATCCCGGAGCGACCGGACCGATGGTCGTGCATCGCTTAGATATGGCAACATCCGGTCTGATGCTCGTTGCCAAGACAAAGGAAGTGCACCAGAACTTGCAGGCACAGTTTAAAAACCGGACGGTGTGCAAACGGTATGTCGCCTGGTTGGATGGTATTGTGGAGGAAAAAGAAGGACATCTCGAACTCCCCCTCCGCCCGGACCCGGAAGATCGGCCGAGGCAGGTGGTCGATGTAGTTCATGGGAAACCTGCTGTGACTGATTATCGTGTGCTGCGATATGGCGGATGTAAAGGCGGTTTGCGAACTACCCCTACGGTCGTCTCTTTTGTTCCGAAAACCGGGCGTACCCATCAATTGCGTGTCCATTCGGCTCATCCGCTTGGTCTGAATGCTCCGATAGTAGGGGATGAGTTGTATGGCAAGAAAGCAGACCGCCTGTATCTGCATGCCGAATATTTGGGATTTACACATCCTGTCTCCGGGGTGTATATGGAAGTGGAGAAGGAAGCCGGCTTCGATGATCTTTTATAG
- a CDS encoding family 43 glycosylhydrolase yields the protein MNRLVIALLGSVLYSGASMAQKQTYFTNPVIRGDVADPSIIRIDDTYYATGTSSEWAPYYPVFTSKDLVNWKQTGHVFEQQPEWTKSSFWAPEWYYHNGKVYVYYTARKKSNNTSYIGVATSDSPTGKFKDHGPIVEFGTEAIDAFILEDKGDLYISWKAYGLDNRPIELLASKLTPDGLKLTGKPFSLLRDDERAGMEGQHWFKKNGYYYLIYAINGCCGPNSDYAVAVARSKKLEGPYEKYEGNPILHGSDEIQSIGHGTLTTTPDGRMFYLCHAYSEGSDFFLGRQPHLQELRFGEDNWPYFVTGEYARLTGPMPFADCVQEPITGFFDNFADSDLRPEWSWNYPYSNVQTKIEAGRLWLSGSPKPECKTGEALCLRPASSGYTLDAGITNQNGSWKGITLYGDNSYYIAYGPVGDRLQIKLVREGKEQQLADLPLPSMALHLRMQVKEGLPYQFAWSKDGRQWTPVNHGLSEEAIRSLIRWDRVARPGLYHEGDEKEPAIFEYCSLSYQ from the coding sequence ATGAACAGACTCGTCATCGCCTTATTAGGCTCGGTTCTGTATTCCGGCGCAAGTATGGCCCAGAAACAGACCTATTTCACTAATCCCGTTATTCGCGGGGACGTCGCCGACCCGTCCATCATACGGATTGACGATACTTATTATGCAACAGGGACTTCCTCCGAATGGGCTCCCTACTATCCGGTATTCACTTCTAAAGACCTGGTCAACTGGAAACAGACCGGACACGTATTCGAGCAGCAGCCGGAATGGACCAAGTCGTCGTTCTGGGCTCCGGAATGGTATTATCATAACGGCAAGGTGTATGTATACTATACTGCACGGAAGAAGTCGAACAATACTTCCTACATCGGGGTAGCCACATCCGACTCTCCGACAGGTAAATTCAAAGATCATGGACCGATTGTCGAATTCGGGACGGAAGCGATCGATGCCTTTATCCTCGAAGACAAGGGTGATTTATACATCAGTTGGAAAGCCTATGGGCTGGACAACCGGCCGATCGAACTTCTCGCCAGCAAGTTGACTCCGGACGGGTTGAAATTGACCGGCAAGCCGTTCAGCCTGCTTCGCGACGACGAACGTGCAGGAATGGAAGGACAGCACTGGTTCAAAAAGAACGGTTACTATTATCTGATCTATGCGATTAATGGTTGTTGCGGTCCCAATAGCGACTATGCCGTAGCTGTCGCCCGCTCGAAGAAGCTCGAAGGGCCTTATGAAAAGTATGAAGGAAATCCGATCCTGCACGGGAGCGACGAGATACAATCTATCGGTCATGGCACGTTGACAACGACACCTGACGGACGTATGTTTTATCTATGTCACGCCTATTCGGAAGGCAGCGATTTCTTTTTAGGGCGTCAGCCCCATCTCCAGGAATTACGTTTTGGAGAGGACAACTGGCCTTATTTCGTCACCGGCGAATATGCCCGCCTGACCGGACCGATGCCTTTTGCCGATTGCGTGCAAGAACCGATAACCGGTTTCTTCGATAATTTTGCCGATTCGGACCTGCGCCCGGAATGGAGTTGGAATTATCCGTACTCGAATGTCCAAACTAAAATCGAAGCGGGCAGACTATGGCTGAGTGGTTCTCCCAAGCCGGAATGCAAAACAGGAGAGGCGCTTTGTCTTCGTCCTGCATCTTCGGGCTACACATTGGATGCCGGCATAACAAACCAAAACGGCAGTTGGAAAGGGATCACGCTTTACGGAGATAATAGCTATTATATCGCTTACGGCCCGGTCGGCGACCGATTGCAAATAAAGTTGGTCCGAGAAGGGAAGGAACAACAGTTGGCCGATCTGCCACTGCCCAGCATGGCATTGCACCTGCGTATGCAAGTGAAAGAAGGGCTCCCCTATCAATTCGCCTGGAGTAAAGACGGCAGGCAATGGACTCCGGTGAACCACGGACTATCAGAAGAAGCCATACGCTCACTTATTCGCTGGGATCGGGTGGCACGTCCGGGACTTTACCATGAAGGGGACGAAAAGGAGCCTGCCATATTTGAATATTGTTCTTTATCTTATCAGTAA
- a CDS encoding arylsulfatase: MTSGLGFDTYAKEEASEESVSIEKPHVILIMTDQHRGDALGCMGNSAVISPNLDRLAKEGTLFVNGYSASPSSTPARAGLLTGMSPWHHGMLGYGQVAEKYTYEMPQMLRNLGYYTFGVGKMHWFPQKALHGFHATLIDESGRVESKDFISDYREWFQLHAPGENPDLTGIGWNAHGASIYKLPEKLHPTTWTGQTACELIRNYSCDKPLFLKVSFARPHSPYDPPKRYLDMYRDADIPKPSLGDWCGKYAEHLDPEKAAPDAPFGNFGDEYAVKSRRHYYANITFIDDQIGEIIETLKEKGMYDNAIICFTADHGDMLGDHYHWRKTYPYEGSTHIPYIVKWPAGVFKTIPSGAKIEQPVELRDFLPTFIELAGGAVPPDMDGKSLLKLVQGRQNEWRKYLDMEHATCYSPDNYWCALTDGKLKYVWNFHTGKEELFDLRKDPKELVECSGKPAYAARLKEMRQAMVDHLAERGEAFVKDGKLVTRETTMLYSPNYPQTK, from the coding sequence ATGACTTCCGGATTAGGTTTTGATACTTATGCGAAAGAAGAAGCCAGTGAGGAGAGTGTGTCGATTGAAAAGCCACATGTTATTTTGATTATGACTGATCAACATCGTGGGGATGCTCTTGGCTGTATGGGAAATTCCGCTGTTATATCTCCTAATCTCGATCGTTTGGCGAAGGAGGGAACTTTGTTTGTAAATGGATATTCTGCTTCTCCGAGCAGTACGCCTGCCCGTGCCGGACTTTTGACCGGTATGTCGCCTTGGCATCATGGTATGCTGGGATATGGACAAGTTGCGGAAAAGTACACGTATGAGATGCCGCAAATGTTACGTAATCTCGGTTATTATACATTTGGTGTCGGAAAAATGCATTGGTTTCCGCAAAAGGCCCTTCATGGTTTTCATGCGACATTGATCGATGAAAGCGGACGTGTCGAATCGAAAGATTTTATTAGTGATTATCGGGAATGGTTTCAGCTTCATGCGCCAGGTGAGAATCCAGATTTGACAGGTATCGGTTGGAATGCTCATGGGGCTAGTATCTATAAATTGCCGGAAAAGTTACATCCGACAACGTGGACCGGTCAGACTGCTTGTGAATTGATTCGGAATTATAGTTGTGATAAACCTCTATTCTTGAAAGTTTCATTTGCACGTCCCCATAGTCCTTATGATCCTCCCAAGCGTTATCTGGATATGTATAGGGATGCCGATATACCCAAGCCGTCTCTCGGCGATTGGTGTGGCAAATATGCAGAACATTTGGATCCGGAAAAAGCGGCTCCAGACGCTCCTTTCGGCAATTTCGGGGATGAATATGCAGTCAAATCCCGGAGGCATTATTATGCGAATATAACCTTTATTGACGACCAGATCGGAGAGATTATTGAGACATTGAAGGAAAAGGGAATGTATGATAATGCGATAATTTGTTTTACGGCTGATCATGGAGATATGTTAGGCGATCATTATCATTGGAGAAAGACATATCCTTATGAAGGTTCAACTCATATCCCTTATATCGTGAAATGGCCTGCCGGAGTGTTTAAAACTATCCCTTCGGGTGCAAAGATCGAACAGCCGGTCGAACTTCGTGATTTTTTGCCTACCTTTATCGAGTTGGCAGGTGGAGCCGTTCCTCCCGATATGGATGGCAAATCTTTGTTGAAGCTGGTTCAGGGTAGGCAAAACGAGTGGCGTAAATATTTGGATATGGAACATGCCACTTGCTATAGTCCGGATAATTACTGGTGTGCATTGACTGATGGTAAGCTTAAATATGTCTGGAATTTCCATACTGGAAAAGAGGAGTTGTTCGATCTCCGGAAAGATCCGAAAGAATTGGTGGAATGTTCTGGTAAACCAGCTTATGCTGCCCGGCTTAAAGAAATGCGTCAGGCAATGGTTGATCATCTGGCGGAGCGCGGCGAAGCTTTCGTGAAAGACGGAAAGCTGGTCACACGGGAGACAACAATGCTTTATAGTCCTAATTATCCTCAAACAAAATGA
- a CDS encoding ISAon1 family transposase encodes MEAKLLESQYKNHLSHFRNWEQRAHAEEWMLFEKNIGPYVGMDETALSSGELYTILINKEAKGRKGTIIAMIKGTSVEKVSQAILKLSRRRRFQVREITLDMAPNMARIARLCFPAAKLVIDRFHVQKLAFEAVQEMRIKARWEALDKEMVEITYAKASGQPFVTETFENGDSRKQLLARSRYLLFKKTELWSESQRKRAKILFREYPDIKKAYYLSMRLGLIYHQAQSADIALTRLAHWYDQVDKSGFLSFGTVARTIQTHYLNIVGFFKRRSTNAASESFNAKIKAFRAQLRGVRDIAFFLFRLTNMYA; translated from the coding sequence ATGGAAGCCAAACTGTTGGAGTCCCAATATAAGAATCATCTGAGTCATTTCAGGAATTGGGAGCAACGTGCCCATGCCGAAGAATGGATGCTCTTCGAGAAAAACATTGGACCCTACGTCGGGATGGACGAAACGGCACTGTCGTCGGGAGAACTGTATACAATCCTGATTAACAAAGAGGCCAAAGGAAGAAAAGGCACAATCATCGCCATGATCAAAGGGACATCCGTAGAAAAGGTATCCCAAGCTATACTCAAACTTTCCCGTCGCAGGCGGTTTCAAGTTCGGGAAATAACATTGGACATGGCACCCAATATGGCCCGGATAGCTCGTCTCTGTTTCCCGGCTGCCAAGCTGGTTATCGATCGTTTTCATGTTCAAAAGTTAGCTTTTGAAGCCGTTCAGGAAATGCGGATAAAGGCACGATGGGAAGCCTTGGATAAAGAAATGGTCGAGATCACATACGCTAAAGCATCAGGACAGCCTTTTGTTACTGAAACATTTGAGAATGGGGACAGTCGAAAACAGCTGTTGGCCAGAAGCCGTTATCTTTTGTTCAAAAAAACTGAACTGTGGTCGGAGAGCCAAAGAAAAAGAGCTAAAATCCTTTTCCGAGAATATCCCGATATCAAGAAGGCCTATTACTTAAGCATGAGGTTAGGGTTGATATATCATCAGGCACAATCGGCAGATATTGCCTTGACGCGTTTGGCACATTGGTATGATCAGGTGGACAAATCCGGTTTCCTGTCTTTTGGCACTGTTGCCAGAACCATACAAACACACTACTTGAATATTGTTGGCTTTTTTAAAAGACGCTCCACCAATGCCGCGAGTGAGTCCTTCAATGCTAAAATCAAAGCTTTTAGAGCACAGCTGAGAGGCGTGAGGGATATTGCTTTTTTCTTATTCAGACTCACCAATATGTATGCATAA